Within the Misgurnus anguillicaudatus unplaced genomic scaffold, ASM2758022v2 HiC_scaffold_32, whole genome shotgun sequence genome, the region tgtatctatgtatgtatattctcaaaaacttcccagggccttgaattttccccctccagattcacaaactttcaaggatttcaaggacccgtgggaattATTATATCCTCAAATCTAAAATGGAGCCTCAATGTCAGCCAGATTGTTAAAAAAGCACATCAGCGACTTTACTTTTTGAGACAGCTTAGGAAATTTAAAGTGTCCAAGGCTGGTATGCTATACTTCTATAGGGCTGTAATAGAGAGCACTCTCACCTTCTCCATTACTGTATGGTGGGGAAGTTGTTCGGCTGACGATAAGTCTGCACTGAATAGGGTAGTTAGTGTTGCATCAAGAATAATTGGGCTGGAGCTCCCTAAGATCTGTGACATTTATAACACCCGTTTGATTAAAACTGGTATGAAAATACTTAAAGATTCATCACACCCTGCTAACTCACTTTTTATTCCTTTACCATCAGGTAGAAGGTTAAAAAGTATAAGAACTAGAACCACTCGTTTTGCCAACAGTACTTACCCACAGGCTGTGAGGGCCCTCAACTCACAACAGCACTAACCTTATTTATTCAGACATAGCTTTGTTcttaaatttgttttattacTATTTATTGGTACGAATTTAAgtacttgttttcttttttaaattgtatgttttttattgtatatgttATGTTATACTGTCTTGTGTGAGCCAATTCACCAAAATGAATTCCAGGCGATGTAGGTCGCTCTggcaaaaataaagaaacttgaacttgaacttgaaccCTGTTTACAATTGTCATTTTACTGTATGTCTTTTATGTAGATTTTACCAATGTCACACAGTCTTTTAATCTTAATTTgtctgaaaataaataaaaataaacagtcAGACAAACCAAACAATTGTAAACATCATAACAGAAACAGCAGTCTTAATAATACGtataaatatttgtactaatacagagtatatataaacaaaatactGCCTAAACACACCTATTGACCTTCATGAACATATAACACAAATAATATGTAACAGGCAAACAGTGATAAAAATACTGATTACATGGTTTGCAAAATTTTAAAGATCCCTGGTAGACACTCTTCAGTTTTTGGTAGCCCGAATTCATTGCAAGTAGCTTAAATCATTGCAagtagcttaaataaaaaagacattacttttaatgtacttttaatgtttaatattgagACAATAAAAATCTCAACACAATAGTGATGTTACGTtcgtgaacgaatcgttctttttGAACGAATCTTTTAGGTGAACAAATCGTTCTCGTTCACGCCATCCATTGACTCATATTTCTCGCTCACTGAAATTTCCCTCCCTTTTTGAGGAGCACGGAGTGACAAAACTACGAGCCAATGGCAATCGAGTATAAGCTGTGGCCGAGCATATGATTGGCTCAACGTACTGAATGAATACACCCTTCACTGACCGCGGCGCTGTTTTGAGTCTGAACgaacaagagagagagacagggatCGCGttcttaaggggatcgcacaccggccgcgcagctcagcgccgcgcagtgccgcgtcgcgcctaggagaactcggaggtattgtaaaccggaagtgcacattaaatagcgcgagcttcgtcaggtagcgtctacttcaaaatgtaaaatatacgttagcagccaatgtttatcattaatgatgtgggacacatatgatgttatttaatgttaaactagttgagtggcgctgtgtggcgcgacagggatttgaacaacttcctgagtcacagctgggcggcgcggacaggcgccacctggcagcgccggtgtgcgtacactcttagaaaacaatgtgttaaattttttttagaacggcgcggcgctgcgcgggcggtgtgcgatcccctttaaaCAAACTGAATGACTGGTACAAGTTACAACCTAATGAATGAGATGAATGAGAGGGATCGTATAGAAAGCTAGAGCAACGTAAACAATCTTGTGAAAGAATCATGTGGTTTTATTTAAGTAAAGttatagtaaccatgtttaGGCGGACTATTtacctttaataaaaatgataatcaAGGTAATTACTGTTGAAAAATTTGgtatttctgtttaatatagttttatatatctatatagTTTAATCCACCCTTTCACTGAACTTAAATCAGTCATCTGCGTCTGAACGAAGTCTTAAACGACATGACCGAAATTATATGATTCGTGAACGAGGATCTGATGACTGACTGAACCAGAGGAGGCATGCACGGGagtctttatttatttaccacAAATCCAGATTAGATGTACTATAAATGTACGTGTGTCTTAATATATTCTGTAGCTTGATAAAATTATGCttagtatttcacaatttgagCTTTATTAAAAACTAATGAGTTTTTGCAAGTCTTTCATTGTCTTATAACACATAATGACACACATCTTCGCCACCTATTGGcgtatttatgtaaaattaagaaatggTCACTGAACGAATCAGTGAACGAGTCTGAACGAATCATTTTGGTGAACGAACTGAAAATGAACGAGTCACCTAAATGAACGAAAATTTCCATCACTACAACACAAATAACGCACAAAATAACCAAATTACAATCACCAGTTTCCTCAATTAGTTTTCAGCATGGGCCAAATTGCAATTTGCAAATTCAAAGTCTATAgaggggttgcaagtttacaaacattgcagggtgcgcgcgcatccaggGGGCAGAAAGCCagattggtgagctgatccgctactgcagcaaccttaattattgaagcgttctttattgtttgtatataaataagactttattttagttggatctgtttttccgtctttatttttgcagtgttactgtgatacatgtatgaattataatgttataattttaatgctagtaacgtaatagtcgcatctactggtatgttaacatcaggcacccagcactgactctgttggtactattttccacgcaacaactccttgccattttgacttacagacaccgctactagcatacaacacaatgcacttctcttctttctgcctctcggttgcgcgcgcaaccagttagtgacgtcaccgtgcaacccgtctatagGACCCACTGACCACAATGCTTGTTCTgctattcttcttcttgtttttgatgctgttgttttttttaacaaaacattttttggatTTCCATGCAAGCCAGCTGTTCTTGCTCATCTTCACACTGGATATCCTCACCATTTAAtgggtcacaaaactcacagtttggatcatACAATGTTTTCCAGTTACAGATTGGATCATTTTTCGTTTTAATTCCGTCACAGtctcacacatactgtagactTTTTCGCAATTCTCTTCACTGCACATGCAATCTATATCACTTTTAAGTTTGCTGTGagagattttatttttacatgaggatagtaatgactgacaggacgACGTTGGAGTAAATTTTGCGCAATAGATCGAGATcgtcaatagtccctttcacacatacagtctttactggtaatttactggtaaattgcagttaacatgtcatgtgtgaacagaacctttccggtaaatcagtgctcccagacaggttgtaagattaacggtaatttgccggtaagcgctgtgtgtgaacgaaaaatatagcattaccggcatttagatgacgtcagaccgcgctgacagatcgggccaatcagaaagttttttatacaggtgacgcggtttcccccagactatttacggacgtttccacacacacgttgcttaaaagtcgagcacacctgaagttaacatccacatttcttcaccaaagttgtttaaaacagcttaccatctaattgccaaattgccgacgtccttagcacaccatctgtgaagcctaatgtgcaaacgcgcaggttccgtttgacgccgcctaacgcaatgttgtttggtcacgagcaacttcgcgaccgtttgccacagatgtgaaaacaacaaaatacggaccgtggatattaaagTCATAACCCgctgtttacaaatacgacacaaacggagctcgccggccgcgcgccacaggtaacttccgctttctctccgaatttaccggtattttgatactgatgtgtgaatgatgtcttactggtaaaaagacggaacgtcactgcatgtgtgaacagcacatttttgtatttactggtaaattcattctggtaaattcatggtaatttaccagaattactgtgtgaaagaggctaatgacaAATCAGTACTTCTTGATTGCTACACGTAATGATCACGTAAACATTTCAACAATCTGGAAGcgagaaacacatttaaacaccAGTTTTAGCTTACTTACTTTTTGCTGCTTTTAAACCGCCTGCTCTCTCTAGACTATGACTTAAGTTTAGACCAATGGCTGGATGTTAAAAAGCCTCTTAAACTAATACATTTATGCTCACTATAAAAGAGAAAAgctaaacacatgtaacattttttaaagaaacaccATTATGCTGGAGTGGTGCTATAGAGTTGCTAAGTGCATAtatatacactagtcaacatttgaagtggatcaaaaacgtttatcaaagttgtcctaagacaagaacgggTATTGGGTATTGattttaagacaacttttagaaaaggttttgatccacttcaattGTTGACTAGTGTAGTTTTTAAGTGCTTGCTAATGTGCAGTTGTTCGAATCGCtcacacaatatatatatatgtgtatatatatgtttatatatgtaaTATATAAAAGACAAACTGcaatgaaattttttttgaaaCTTGAAACACAATTGAGCTGTATAAATACTACAGGTTATGTCATAACTCACATAAACATCAGAATAGAAATAAGCAgcaaaaacattacaatcatCTCAGGTCTCGTTTGTGCTCCTTGGTTTTTTTTGTCTTCTAATTTATCTTCTTTATGGTTGTTTTTGTCTTCTGATATCACTGCATGACCtgaaaacaattacaaaaaaaaagtttgtaagGTGGGgtacacttttaaaataaaggtttCACAATGTCACTTCAAGGaatttttggctgtatggttccattaagaacctttaacatccgaaAAAACTTTGTGTTGCAATGAAGGTTTGTGTTTcatgaatacattttatagCATAATATCATACTGTTTATTCCACTACATTtcacattaaatatattttaatacttatttacataaaaaataaagtacgTACTTTTAACTCAATTAAAAGTACAATTTATATAAAAGTGAAAATATTCATAAGATAGTactacatttttatgttttttgtattaaatgtaaaaaaaaaaagaaatgtagtggagtgaAAACATTAGTATAGGCAtcagaatgtagtgaagtaaaagacaaatactttaaattaaaaatacttGAGTAGTTTACACATCTGAGAAAAAAGATTATAAAAAGGAAGCTATGGGGGCGTGTACACTAAAGCTTTTATGCCTGCggccggcgtatgttttcaattgtttccaatgggaGCTCTGCATTTTTTCATATAAGCCAGCATAACCTTTTTTTCTTTTGCTGAAAAACGTCGCTCGGTCGGTGCTGAGCGttgagagttgaaagagattcaactttgggtgaaaagcttcactcgtcaatgtcagttctcgcacggccgcgtttaaaagttttggtgtgcacaacccctaagaaagaaaaagtcataattttctcatcctcatgttgttcgaATCAAGGAttgtaaccattttataaatgaaattACACACTCTGAAGaggaataaaataaaacactttggGAAACCATTTAACGTATTTAGACAATGtattcaatgtatatataaattttttacaCACCTTTGACAATGAGCTTGACTTCCTCTTTTTTGTACTCTTTAGTGATTAAACAGGAGTACTTCCCTGTATCAGTCTCTCGAAGATTGTTCAGCCGGATGGAGAAGTTTCCTTTCAAATAAACTTCAGGAAAACTTTCAGTTCTGTTCTTGTACTCTAACTCTTGATCCTCGTCTGACGTGTTACCTTTAATTATATCATACACAAACCTGTTTCCGTTATGTCGCCAATTTACAGTTATGTCTTGAATTGAACGCTGATCTGCCTTTCCAGAACATGGCAAGACAACAGAACCACCGATAACACCCTTGACTGTGACCTCCAGAGACGCTGAAAACAGAGAAGTACACAATATgataaaaaacagatttttatgCAATAAGCATAggaataaaaagctaaacactTACCTTCATGTATAAACAAGAAAACAAGAAATATCCTGTAAACAATAAATGTACCTGTTAGTTTTCACCATACAAAACATCACAGTTTGCTCTCATATATAATTCGGAAATACATGACTCAAGGTAAAAATGATACTATTTCCATCTATAAGAGACCTCTTTTAAAACGAGGAAGATAGATAACAGGTTGCATTTTGCCAAGGGAAATGCCAAGACAGCCAGGTTGGGGCATGCACTTaatggggacattccatgaaaataaaactttttccatgtttaagtgctataatcgggtccccagtgcttctaccaacccagaaaacatgaaaaatagcaaccctgtaactttgttttggtaaggctctctctgcaagtaTGTGAATATATAGGTCATTCAGATTTTGCTCCCCCATGATGTATTAAGGGGCTCTtctcttattataatgatactagggctgtcactttttattCGATATTCGAATATGCATTCGAACATGACGTGAAATATCCGTATTCGAACTATAAATGAACCATCCGGTATTTAAAATGCCATGTTTAgggcattttttacagtaacacCTCGTAATAGGAAGAAGGCTGAGAGTGAGACCGACGACGACAACTGTGCGCAAGAGAGGGAATCAaattggaccaacatgaacctaATGTGCACgtcaagatagaattatagtttgtatataaaatgacatattattgtttatagtgttaaatattatagcagaatataaagcttgtgttaatacgttcgcattatgaaattagcatgtatgaagataattgcattatttttacaacgcaatgtaaactttatattaaacaacaacagcatttgTCATTTGTCAACGGATTTGTTATGATTATGTGCTGACTGTCACGTGTCACAGAcgaccagtgttgggtgtaactagttactaagtaattagttactgtaatttaattacttttcccttgaaaaagtaaagtaagggattactcttatttttcttgtaatctaattacagttacttctgatgtaactaaatactataatacaatagtggatttaacatggttttagtttacaattctcattataaactggttgattattagcattgatattaatgagatgttgacggtttattaatacttaatagcacatattaatgcctgattctgcaaaaccttattcttcATCCTTAACCCttcccatttctaccaatacttaaaatgaacaacttctttattattaataaacagtagttggagtatattgaggcaaaagtagttaaaagttagttaatagagagaattggaccctaaagtgggaccagaataatttatgtatttttatatattatttattcgagccatttcaagcctattcttgtatcatgtactaataggatttagaaagtaattagtaagtaattaaatactttttggagagagtaatttgtaaagtaatctaattacataattgaagatgtaattagtaactagtaattaattactttttttgagtaacttacccaacactgcagACGACAGAGTCAAGTGAGATCTGCTTAACTCAGCGGTAAGTTTAATTTaatctcaaatatcaaatggtTTGTGCTCTCTATCATCAAAAACGGTCAAGCAAACTGCACGCGCACAAACGCGCGGGATAGtctatgtatgtgtgcttgttgtcaatgAGATTTCTTCTCACAAACACGCTCAAGTTCGTgatatgtgtgcttgtcaatgacGGGCATTAAATCCGCGGAGTTTTCCGCCGAAATCTGCGAGCTCGGATTTCGTTTGGGCTTGGCTATATGCCTTATATGTATATCCTGCTACTGTTTAAGTTGTCACCTGTTCTGAGTCGTTGTTATTCATAAGTTGATAACCTGCTGTTTCaaacattaagtaaaaaaataatgcagacAGCCCTGTTTATGACTGTCACTGTTAATAAATTGAATCtccattacgtttttttttatgcGAGCGGGGGCACGTAGATATTTGAATATATTCGGATACATTGCATGATATTCGATATCAGTTTGAatttgatttttctcaaaagtgacagccctaaatgataccgccccttcaactgcgctatccaaccatgaacgGCCTCACGAGTGCGAGCGAccgagagaaagaatgactgacagcacgaccCTCAAACACAAtcaggagcctacaatcttataacttgtagttttaataatctttctaaagattgaattaacgttctaaaggattaaccttaccttagtgcaagagagagagagagagcgagtgagtgagagagagcgagcgaacgaacgagagagagagcaacgcgacgcGGTTCGCTTTCaatattgtttaatatgtttctgtgaagtttatatgaatgaacatgaggattaatgcactgcacgagacagaaAACAACACGTATTCAATATCATACACGATAagcataaatatgttgtttaatgtttctttgAAGTTTCAAAGGAGTTACAAGAcagagagtgagagactgacaaaaacgcgaatgtgttcaatatgtgtacacaataaacttaaacatgtcatttgatctgtttctctaaagtttaagcattaaacgtgttgttttattacagatcatttaaatgtgcttgtgtggtttggtcaaaaagtaaacttctaagtgtttgtggacgtgtattttatttgtaacatgctgaaaatcattgtgcctgtttaaaacactggcagcagcatgagacctaaaagtctttatttttattccacaatgttccccatctgctgacaaacatgtatttagtatgcatacaacagatgattgactttttaaacttgttcaaatataaaATGCTGAACATCGCttactaacttctttcgtgagaatATCTCCCTGATGCTAGGGTTGGgcggaatgaccaaaaatctattccaCGGAATGAGTCATTCTATTTCACGGAAATGTATATTTCAcggtataaatgtttttcagtttatattgttttttattataaaaatgtacagaaattcaccactcactatagcttttaactaaatgctcaccgcagttttaaattaTGAGCactttaaagttaataatgttaaagtgaaaatgcccagaaGATAACAACAGATAAGTCTTGattagacagaatcttgtttataattgagttattaattttatagaccgctgaagctatagtatgccttcattgtattttgtatttatgcatacattacataaaaaataggcaatatgtaaaatgaacaggtaaaaatatatgcaaaaacctacagacaggatgAACACCTATAGTCTATATGAGAGACGAAGCTCTAGATATTATAAATGTGACAGGTGCTATGAAATGATGAtcatgaagtctgttttaaggtcttgacgccctgtactttctattagaccttaacagtagcgcacgtgtcactgatataaaagCGAATattgtcttagcttgcttaaagttgagaaaactttacaactattagTATTATGTTCGAAAAGAACCCTTTATTTGGCGTCACAGCTCCTTGCGCTTGCCTAGAGAGACCTCTGCACGCGAGAGACTGGCCGGCTGCTGCATGAGCACGGATCGAGGGAGAGAAAGAGCGAGAGTCTCCGTCACACTCAGTCATGCGTGAGGGCAGAGTTAGCCACGGCCACTTATTTGCATTCCACggaatagagacagagcgcagttatgcaaatttgaaaaccacgcccaccggggggaaagcgatccaaccgtctccattgactttgtattgcgagaagccgcctccttgtcatttctggcttataacaaaaaactgaataatgcct harbors:
- the LOC129453574 gene encoding ICOS ligand-like, which produces MIVRIFLVFLFIHEASLEVTVKGVIGGSVVLPCSGKADQRSIQDITVNWRHNGNRFVYDIIKGNTSDEDQELEYKNRTESFPEVYLKGNFSIRLNNLRETDTGKYSCLITKEYKKEEVKLIVKGHAVISEDKNNHKEDKLEDKKNQGAQTRPEMIVMFLLLISILMFM